Proteins from a single region of Haloterrigena alkaliphila:
- a CDS encoding DNA topoisomerase IV subunit A: MSADNDQQAREQLIDLAAQFYDQFELGEIPHMSVPTRTKNNIEYDEEKDVWVYGDRESTRSANSVRGARKLLKAVYTIEFLAEQLEEDRSSTLRELYYLSESWDNTEAQFNDQDESNGLIEDLEIVSGVTREDFHMRPEESGAKVMGPIHIREQTKRGDRDIHCQLDVGQGGYQIPNNPDMIEFLDNDADFVLCVETGGMRDRLVENGFDEEYNAIVVHLGGQPARATRRLTKRFHDELGLPVVVFTDGDPWSYRIYGSVAYGSIKSAHLSEYLATPEAKFIGIQPADIVEYDLPTDPLSDSDVNALESELEDPRFQTDYWEEQIELQLDIEKKSEQQSLASHGLDFVTDTYLPERLNDMGVL, translated from the coding sequence ATGAGCGCAGACAACGACCAGCAGGCCAGAGAGCAGTTGATCGACCTCGCGGCACAGTTCTACGACCAGTTCGAACTGGGCGAGATTCCACACATGTCCGTGCCGACGCGGACGAAGAACAACATCGAGTACGACGAAGAGAAGGACGTCTGGGTGTACGGCGACCGGGAGTCGACGCGGTCGGCGAACTCGGTTCGAGGGGCCCGAAAGCTCCTCAAGGCGGTCTACACCATCGAGTTCCTCGCCGAGCAGCTCGAAGAGGATCGCTCGTCGACCCTGCGTGAACTCTACTACCTCTCCGAAAGCTGGGACAACACGGAGGCACAGTTCAACGATCAGGACGAGTCGAACGGGCTGATCGAGGACCTGGAGATCGTCTCCGGCGTCACCCGCGAGGACTTCCACATGCGCCCGGAGGAGTCCGGCGCGAAGGTGATGGGGCCGATCCACATCCGCGAGCAGACCAAGCGCGGCGACCGCGACATCCACTGCCAGCTCGACGTCGGACAGGGCGGGTACCAGATCCCGAACAACCCGGACATGATCGAGTTCCTCGACAACGACGCCGACTTCGTCCTCTGCGTGGAGACCGGCGGCATGCGCGACCGACTCGTCGAGAACGGCTTCGACGAGGAGTACAACGCCATCGTCGTCCACCTCGGGGGCCAGCCCGCACGCGCCACCCGGCGACTGACGAAGCGCTTCCACGACGAACTCGGCCTCCCCGTAGTGGTCTTTACAGACGGCGACCCGTGGTCGTACCGCATCTACGGCTCCGTCGCCTACGGCTCGATCAAGTCGGCCCACCTCTCGGAGTACCTCGCGACGCCCGAGGCGAAGTTCATCGGCATCCAGCCCGCGGACATCGTCGAGTACGACCTGCCGACCGACCCGCTCTCGGACTCGGACGTCAACGCCCTCGAGAGCGAACTCGAGGACCCGCGGTTCCAGACCGACTACTGGGAGGAACAGATCGAACTGCAACTCGACATCGAGAAGAAGTCCGAACAGCAGTCGCTGGCGTCCCACGGCCTGGACTTCGTGACGGATACGTATCTGCCCGAGCGACTCAACGATATGGGCGTCCTTTAG